In the Leptospira sp. WS4.C2 genome, one interval contains:
- the trxA gene encoding thioredoxin, producing MALTEITDANFKAETAKGVVLVDCWAEWCGPCRMVAPVLDELSQEMADIKITKLNVDFNQKTAQELGIQSIPTLLLYKDGVLVDKAIGALPKPQIKKFIENHK from the coding sequence ATGGCACTAACGGAAATCACTGACGCCAATTTCAAAGCAGAGACTGCTAAAGGCGTTGTTTTAGTGGATTGTTGGGCGGAATGGTGCGGACCTTGTCGAATGGTGGCTCCCGTTCTAGATGAACTATCACAAGAAATGGCTGATATCAAAATTACAAAGCTAAATGTTGATTTCAATCAGAAGACAGCGCAGGAATTGGGAATCCAGTCCATCCCTACTCTTCTTCTCTATAAAGACGGAGTTTTAGTGGATAAGGCAATTGGTGCTTTACCAAAACCGCAAATTAAAAAATTTATAGAAAATCACAAGTAG
- a CDS encoding acyl-CoA dehydrogenase family protein: MERILPFTEEHHQFREMARKFFETEVKPHHEEWEKNHIVPKEVWRKAGDNGLLCPDVPTEYGGSGADFLYNIIIIEESSRVGNSGFFISLHNDVIAPYISTYANDEQKKRWLPKCASGESILAVAMTEPGAGSDLKSLRTSAVDMGDHFVVNGQKTFISNGQLADLIITAVKHDNGTISLIMIEEGMKGFERGRNLDKIGLKAQDTSELYFNDVIVPKTNLIGKQGQGFRYLMQKLAQERLVLSVAAVEATRLVQKITLQYIKERKAFGQKIGSFQNTKFKMAEMATELEMAQVFCDKVVMEHMKGENTTAEASMCKWYTTEMQKRHTDECLQFFGGYGYMMEYPIARAYLDARIQTIYAGTTEIMKEIIGRSLGL, translated from the coding sequence ATGGAGCGTATCCTCCCCTTTACTGAAGAACACCATCAATTCCGCGAGATGGCTCGGAAATTTTTTGAAACAGAAGTAAAACCACACCACGAAGAATGGGAAAAAAACCATATCGTACCCAAAGAAGTTTGGAGAAAGGCAGGCGACAATGGCCTACTTTGCCCAGATGTTCCTACTGAATATGGTGGGTCTGGTGCTGACTTTCTTTACAATATCATCATCATTGAAGAATCCTCCCGCGTAGGAAATAGTGGATTCTTTATCTCCCTCCACAATGACGTGATTGCCCCTTACATCTCCACTTATGCAAACGACGAACAAAAAAAACGTTGGTTGCCTAAATGTGCGTCGGGGGAATCCATTCTTGCTGTGGCAATGACGGAACCTGGTGCTGGTTCGGATTTAAAATCCCTTCGCACCAGTGCCGTTGATATGGGTGATCACTTCGTGGTGAACGGACAAAAAACGTTTATTTCGAACGGACAACTAGCAGACCTTATCATCACTGCCGTCAAACACGACAATGGAACCATTTCCCTTATAATGATTGAAGAAGGAATGAAGGGTTTTGAAAGAGGCCGTAACCTAGATAAAATTGGTCTCAAAGCCCAAGACACTTCTGAGTTGTATTTTAATGATGTGATTGTCCCAAAAACAAACCTCATCGGCAAACAAGGACAAGGTTTTCGTTACCTCATGCAAAAGTTAGCACAAGAACGTTTAGTACTTTCTGTAGCAGCCGTAGAGGCAACAAGACTCGTTCAAAAAATCACTCTCCAATACATCAAAGAACGGAAAGCTTTCGGTCAAAAGATCGGTTCCTTCCAAAACACCAAATTCAAAATGGCGGAAATGGCAACGGAACTAGAAATGGCTCAAGTATTCTGCGATAAGGTTGTCATGGAACACATGAAAGGCGAAAACACAACTGCGGAAGCCTCTATGTGTAAATGGTATACAACGGAGATGCAAAAACGCCATACAGATGAGTGTTTACAATTCTTTGGTGGTTACGGTTATATGATGGAGTATCCAATTGCAAGAGCTTACCTCGATGCAAGGATCCAAACCATTTATGCAGGAACTACAGAGATTATGAAAGAAATCATTGGTCGCAGTTTAGGATTATAA
- a CDS encoding cAMP/cGMP-dependent 3',5'-cyclic-AMP/GMP phosphodiesterase: MVSSEPNGFTALPRGGYLVDTSEGYIQIGSPPETIKDTMGLEKKTPLVFVLPNKFFHVEKGISIAELEFPIYFNFFFRGGKKTFIVCSPEQKEQLTIVLGESLMGPQELNLASEFIDGTESFGFPDIKAEMAHFRSYKTMEEVVEFVLFDENHKAQFGKITIEQLPSNEFLIVDGDKEIKTPGEVDFHVKYDIGKRLEEPFQPPLIGITCLGPSHGFDPTDNTSGFIIWLNGQGIMVDPPVNSTEWLRESNVNPKFINSIILTHCHADHDAGTFQKILEESKITIYATATVMESFLKKYCSLTKIPRKEITDLFDFIPVVMGRPTIINGGEFYFHYALHSIPSVGFEFFFQDQSFYYTSDHLNDPEAFEEMYKKGVFPESRYQFLKDFPWDRKIIYHEAGVPPLHTKISYLASLPEEVQKRITVYHIAAKDMPEGNHLTLAKFGIENTLYPEITPPKHQEAFQLLEILSQIDIFSGFPIEKAKEFLQIVKEERFRRGEQIIKKGTHGDRFFIIASGNVRFEGLSGDHSAVKRYGTYEYFGEASLILDTARQADVYAETDVLALTIEKTRFFQFIRGSKLHENLIKLNSIRETNTWKTLTESQTFRGLTSYQVTQLELILKLETVKKEAALIEEGHTFHNAFIVRSGTVVVMQNHKTIRELGAGDFVGEIYSLTKNLPSNFSFIAWPGTELYVLSEEDAIQYIKKNPGVYMKLNTVYN; encoded by the coding sequence ATGGTCAGTTCAGAACCGAATGGTTTTACCGCTCTCCCTAGAGGGGGATATTTAGTCGATACTTCGGAAGGGTACATCCAAATTGGATCCCCTCCCGAAACAATTAAAGACACCATGGGGTTAGAAAAAAAAACCCCTCTGGTGTTTGTTCTTCCGAATAAATTCTTCCATGTCGAAAAAGGCATCTCCATTGCGGAGTTAGAATTCCCCATTTACTTTAACTTCTTCTTTCGGGGCGGAAAAAAAACATTTATCGTTTGTTCTCCCGAACAAAAAGAGCAGCTAACTATTGTTCTCGGGGAGTCTCTTATGGGACCACAAGAACTCAACTTAGCTTCTGAGTTTATTGATGGAACGGAAAGTTTTGGTTTTCCCGACATCAAAGCTGAAATGGCACATTTCCGTAGTTACAAAACAATGGAAGAAGTAGTTGAGTTTGTTCTATTTGATGAAAACCACAAAGCACAATTTGGAAAGATCACCATCGAGCAACTTCCCTCCAATGAATTTCTGATCGTTGATGGTGATAAAGAAATCAAAACTCCGGGTGAGGTCGACTTCCATGTGAAGTATGATATCGGAAAGAGATTAGAAGAACCTTTCCAACCTCCTCTCATCGGAATCACTTGCCTTGGACCTTCTCACGGGTTTGATCCCACAGACAACACATCAGGTTTTATCATTTGGCTAAACGGCCAAGGGATTATGGTAGACCCGCCAGTCAACTCCACCGAGTGGTTACGCGAATCCAATGTAAATCCCAAGTTTATCAACTCCATCATTCTTACCCACTGCCATGCAGACCATGATGCGGGAACCTTCCAAAAGATTTTAGAAGAATCCAAAATCACGATTTATGCCACAGCAACCGTGATGGAATCCTTTCTTAAAAAATATTGCAGCCTAACAAAGATTCCGCGAAAAGAAATTACGGATCTATTTGATTTTATCCCGGTCGTCATGGGAAGGCCTACCATCATCAATGGCGGGGAATTTTATTTTCACTATGCCCTGCATTCCATTCCTTCTGTGGGATTTGAATTCTTTTTCCAAGACCAATCCTTCTATTATACTTCCGACCATTTAAATGATCCAGAAGCCTTCGAAGAAATGTATAAAAAAGGTGTGTTTCCGGAATCCAGATACCAGTTTCTCAAAGATTTTCCTTGGGATCGTAAAATCATCTACCATGAAGCGGGAGTCCCTCCCCTCCATACTAAGATCAGTTATCTGGCTTCCTTACCGGAAGAAGTTCAAAAACGTATTACTGTTTATCATATTGCTGCCAAAGATATGCCGGAAGGAAATCACCTAACCCTTGCTAAATTTGGAATTGAAAATACCTTGTATCCGGAAATCACTCCTCCCAAACACCAAGAGGCTTTCCAACTTTTAGAAATTCTTTCCCAAATTGATATTTTCTCTGGATTCCCCATTGAGAAGGCCAAAGAATTTTTACAAATCGTGAAGGAAGAAAGGTTTCGCCGCGGAGAACAAATCATCAAAAAGGGAACTCACGGGGACCGCTTTTTTATCATCGCATCAGGGAACGTTCGTTTCGAAGGACTTTCCGGGGACCATTCGGCGGTCAAACGATACGGAACTTACGAATACTTTGGAGAAGCCTCGCTGATTTTGGATACAGCCCGCCAAGCAGACGTGTATGCGGAAACCGATGTTCTCGCCCTCACCATCGAAAAAACTCGTTTTTTTCAGTTCATCCGAGGATCCAAACTCCACGAAAACCTAATCAAACTCAATAGCATTCGGGAAACCAATACCTGGAAAACACTCACCGAATCCCAAACGTTTCGGGGTCTTACCAGTTACCAAGTCACCCAACTCGAGCTTATCTTAAAACTAGAAACTGTAAAAAAGGAAGCCGCCCTCATTGAAGAAGGTCATACCTTCCACAATGCCTTCATTGTCCGGTCTGGAACCGTGGTGGTCATGCAAAACCACAAAACCATCCGGGAACTGGGTGCTGGGGACTTTGTGGGCGAGATCTATTCCCTGACGAAAAACCTTCCTTCCAATTTTAGTTTCATCGCCTGGCCGGGAACGGAACTCTATGTCCTCTCCGAAGAAGATGCCATTCAGTACATCAAGAAAAATCCCGGTGTGTACATGAAGCTGAACACTGTTTATAATTGA